One part of the Salmo salar chromosome ssa10, Ssal_v3.1, whole genome shotgun sequence genome encodes these proteins:
- the saxo4 gene encoding protein phosphatase 1 regulatory subunit 32 isoform X3 — MVNPRRTENSVMRDDFLPISFLQGSEMLPRLVSRVPRETSFTRDTLDPLACRVSVLPGSGTQKISSPAEKKIIGKKESSGFILNSPNLKTPSHTPSDSSRVRTHYQTKFCDVSAQEKLRAGWTRGSIHKHRTNGYTGRDTDRFNLRH; from the exons ATG gtcAATCCAAGGAGGACTGAGAACTCTGTGATGAGAGATGACTTCCTGCCTATATCGTTCCTTCAG GGCTCTGAGATGCTCCCCAGGCTGGTCAGTAGAGTCCCCAGAGAAACAAGCTTCACCAGGGACACCTTGGACCCTCTGGCCTGTCGA GTCTCTGTGTTACCTGGCTCTGGGACTCAGAAGATCAGCTCACCTGCTGAGAAGAAGATTATCGGGAAGAAG GAGAGTTCAGGATTCATCCTCAACTCACCAAATCTGAAAACCCCGTCACACACACCGTCTGACTCCTCTCGCGTCCGCACTCACTACCAGACCAA GTTCTGTGACGTTTCAGCGCAGGAGAAGCTAAGAGCAGGCTGGACAAGGGGAAGCATCCACAAGCACAGGACCAATGGTTACActgggagagacacagacag GTTTAACCTCAGGCACTGA